One window of Candidatus Mycobacterium wuenschmannii genomic DNA carries:
- the gcvH gene encoding glycine cleavage system protein GcvH, whose amino-acid sequence MSEIPPDLHYTTDHEWVRRTGDDTVRVGITDFAQSALGDVVFVRLPDVGDELNAGEAFGEVESTKSVSDLYAPLSAKVVAVNEDLDGSPELVNSEPYGGGWLIDLQVDSAALDKGFGDLLDAETYRGSLSE is encoded by the coding sequence GTGAGCGAAATCCCACCAGATTTGCACTACACCACCGACCACGAGTGGGTTCGGCGAACCGGTGACGACACCGTCCGGGTGGGTATCACGGACTTCGCCCAGTCGGCGCTTGGCGACGTCGTGTTCGTCCGGCTGCCCGACGTGGGTGACGAACTGAACGCGGGGGAGGCCTTCGGCGAGGTGGAGTCCACCAAGTCGGTCTCTGACTTGTACGCGCCGTTGTCGGCGAAAGTCGTTGCGGTGAACGAGGATCTGGATGGCAGCCCCGAGCTGGTCAATTCCGAGCCCTACGGCGGCGGATGGCTAATCGACCTGCAGGTCGACAGTGCGGCGCTGGACAAGGGATTCGGCGATCTGCTGGACGCCGAGACCTACCGCGGCTCACTGTCTGAGTGA
- a CDS encoding bifunctional nuclease family protein, with protein sequence MGEVRVVGIRVEQPQNQPVLLLREADGDRYLPIWIGQSEAAAIALEQQGVEPPRPLTHDLIRDLIAALGHSLKEVRIVDLQEGTFYADLIFDRDITVSARPSDSVAIALRVGVPIYVEEAVLAEAGLLIPDENDDEPTAVREDEVEKFKEFLDSVSPDDFKAT encoded by the coding sequence ATGGGTGAAGTTCGCGTCGTCGGCATTCGCGTCGAGCAGCCGCAGAACCAGCCGGTGCTGCTGCTGCGCGAGGCCGACGGTGATCGTTACCTGCCCATCTGGATCGGCCAGTCCGAGGCTGCCGCAATCGCCCTCGAGCAGCAGGGCGTCGAGCCGCCTCGTCCGCTGACCCACGACCTGATCCGTGATCTCATTGCCGCGCTTGGACATTCGCTCAAAGAGGTGCGCATCGTCGATCTGCAGGAAGGCACCTTCTACGCCGACCTGATCTTCGACCGCGACATCACCGTGTCGGCGCGGCCGTCGGATTCGGTGGCGATCGCGCTGCGGGTGGGTGTGCCGATCTATGTCGAGGAGGCGGTGCTCGCCGAGGCGGGCCTGCTCATTCCCGACGAGAACGACGACGAGCCGACCGCCGTCCGCGAAGACGAGGTCGAGAAGTTCAAGGAGTTTCTCGACAGCGTCTCGCCGGACGATTTCAAAGCCACATAA
- a CDS encoding DUF881 domain-containing protein, with amino-acid sequence MPDQALGGYEPYSGLSAHQAGRVQRIPVPSLLRALLSEHLDPGYAAAAAKRDAGDEPTGRARAQGWFWQALAALLVAAVFAAAVAQARLVAPGVSAAQRVLATGVRSEEKTTSQLTKERNSLAAQRDDVQRHALAEDAAGRRLLASLDRLSLAAASTPVTGPGLSVTVTDPGVSRNLSDVSKQRVAGSQQIILDRDLQLVVNSLWASGAEAISVDGVRVGPNVTIRQAGGAILVDNNPTSSPYAVLAIGPPHAMQDVFNNSPGLRRLRLLETSYGVGVDVSAKDNLTLPAGAARDVKFAKQIGP; translated from the coding sequence ATGCCTGACCAGGCGCTCGGCGGCTACGAGCCCTATTCCGGGCTCAGCGCACACCAGGCCGGAAGGGTGCAGCGGATCCCGGTCCCATCGCTGCTGCGCGCGTTGCTGTCCGAGCATCTCGATCCCGGTTACGCTGCGGCCGCCGCTAAGCGCGACGCCGGCGACGAGCCGACCGGGCGGGCGCGGGCGCAGGGCTGGTTCTGGCAGGCGCTGGCGGCGCTGCTGGTGGCCGCGGTGTTCGCAGCCGCGGTCGCGCAGGCGAGACTGGTCGCGCCCGGCGTGAGCGCGGCCCAGCGGGTGCTGGCGACCGGCGTCCGATCCGAGGAGAAGACGACCTCACAGCTCACCAAGGAGCGCAATTCGCTTGCGGCGCAACGCGACGACGTACAGCGCCACGCGCTGGCCGAGGACGCCGCCGGGCGTCGGCTGCTGGCGAGCCTCGACCGACTCAGCCTGGCGGCCGCCAGCACCCCGGTCACCGGCCCGGGGCTGAGTGTCACCGTGACCGATCCGGGTGTCAGCCGCAATCTGTCCGACGTGTCCAAGCAGCGGGTGGCCGGCAGTCAGCAGATCATCCTCGACCGCGACCTGCAGTTGGTGGTCAACTCGCTGTGGGCCAGTGGTGCCGAAGCGATCTCGGTCGACGGGGTTCGCGTGGGCCCGAACGTCACCATCCGGCAGGCGGGTGGTGCGATTCTCGTCGACAACAATCCCACCAGCAGCCCGTACGCGGTGCTCGCGATCGGGCCGCCGCACGCCATGCAGGATGTGTTCAACAACAGCCCGGGACTGCGCCGTCTGCGGTTGTTGGAGACGTCGTACGGGGTCGGCGTCGACGTCAGCGCCAAGGACAACCTCACGCTGCCCGCCGGGGCGGCGCGAGATGTCAAGTTCGCCAAACAGATTGGTCCGTAG
- a CDS encoding MerR family transcriptional regulator has protein sequence MGDQPRQDQLDLESLTALDDSSAPEPDQAIHVTAEPVQGGLFPDDSVPDELVGYRGPSACQIAGITYRQLDYWARTSLVVPSIRSAAGSGSQRLYSFKDILVLKIVKRLLDTGISLHNIRVAVDHLRQRGVQDLANITLFSDGTTVYECTSAEEVVDLLQGGQGVFGIAVSGAMRELTGAIADFPGERADGGESIEAPEDELASRRKHRDRKIG, from the coding sequence GTGGGAGATCAGCCACGTCAGGATCAACTGGATCTCGAGTCGTTGACCGCGCTCGATGACAGTTCGGCGCCGGAACCTGACCAGGCGATCCACGTGACGGCCGAGCCCGTGCAGGGCGGCTTGTTCCCCGACGACTCCGTCCCCGATGAACTCGTCGGCTACCGCGGACCCAGCGCCTGCCAGATCGCCGGCATCACCTACCGCCAGCTGGACTACTGGGCCCGTACCTCGTTGGTGGTGCCCTCGATTCGCAGCGCCGCAGGCTCCGGCAGCCAGCGCCTGTACTCGTTCAAAGACATCCTGGTGCTCAAGATCGTCAAGCGGCTGCTGGACACCGGCATCTCCCTGCACAACATCCGCGTCGCCGTCGACCACCTGCGCCAGCGCGGCGTACAGGACCTGGCCAACATCACGCTGTTCTCCGACGGCACCACGGTCTACGAGTGCACCTCCGCCGAGGAGGTCGTCGATCTGCTGCAGGGCGGACAGGGCGTGTTCGGCATCGCCGTCTCCGGCGCGATGCGCGAACTGACCGGTGCCATCGCGGATTTCCCCGGCGAGCGCGCCGACGGCGGCGAGTCGATCGAGGCGCCCGAAGACGAACTGGCCTCGCGGCGCAAGCACCGCGACCGCAAAATCGGCTGA
- the secA2 gene encoding accessory Sec system translocase SecA2, which translates to MPKTTSSSSSRLSGRFWKLLGASTEKNQGRSLAQVTASAEYDDKAAGLDDEQLRKAAGLLDLDDLAEADDVPQFLAIAREAGERATGLRPFDVQLLGALRMLAGDVVEMATGEGKTLSGAIAAAGYALGGRHVHVVTINDYLARRDAEWMGPLLEALGVTVGWVTGESTPEERRAAYKCNVTYGSINEIGFDVLRDQLVTDVDDLVSPNPDVALIDEADSVLVDEALVPLVLAGTSHREQPRVEIIRLVGELQAGEDYDTDADSRNVHLTDAGAHKLEKRLGGIDLYSEEHVGTTLTEVNVALHAHVLLHRDVHYIVRDDAVHLINSSRGRIAQLQRWPDGLQAAVEAKEGIETTETGEVLDTITVQALVNRYETVCGMTGTALAAGEQLRQFYKLGVSPIAPNTPNIREDETDRVYITAAAKIDAIIAHIIDVHETGQPVLVGTHDVAESEELHERLQRRGVPAVVLNAKNDAEEASVIAEAGKLGAVTVSTQMAGRGTDIRLGGSDETDHAKVVELGGLHVVGTGRHHTERLDNQLRGRAGRQGDPGSSVFFSSWEDDVAAANLEPNKLPVQTDEDGRVVSNKVAGLLEHAQRVAEGRLLDVHANTWRYNQLTAQQRAIIVERRNTLLSTATAREELAELAPDRYEELSEQLSEEQLTKICRLIMLYHLDRGWADHLAYLADIRESIHLRALGRQNPLDEFHRMAVDAFASLAADAIEAAQQTFETSPSIESEPGVDLSKLARPTSTWTYMVHDNPLSDDSLSALSLPGIFR; encoded by the coding sequence GTGCCAAAGACCACCAGCTCTTCGTCCTCCCGCCTGAGCGGCCGCTTCTGGAAGCTGCTCGGCGCCAGCACCGAGAAGAACCAGGGCCGCTCGCTGGCCCAGGTCACCGCGTCCGCGGAGTACGACGACAAGGCGGCGGGACTCGACGACGAGCAGCTGCGCAAGGCCGCGGGCCTGCTGGACCTCGACGATCTGGCCGAAGCCGACGACGTCCCGCAGTTCCTGGCCATCGCGCGGGAGGCCGGCGAACGCGCCACCGGTTTGCGGCCGTTCGACGTGCAGTTGCTCGGCGCGCTGCGGATGCTGGCCGGCGACGTGGTGGAGATGGCGACCGGTGAGGGCAAGACCCTGTCCGGTGCGATCGCCGCCGCCGGCTACGCGCTGGGCGGGCGGCATGTCCACGTCGTCACGATCAACGACTACCTGGCCCGCCGGGACGCCGAGTGGATGGGCCCGCTGCTGGAGGCGCTTGGTGTCACGGTCGGCTGGGTGACCGGCGAGTCGACCCCCGAGGAGCGACGCGCGGCCTATAAGTGCAACGTCACCTACGGGTCGATCAACGAGATCGGCTTCGACGTGCTGCGCGACCAGTTGGTCACCGACGTCGACGATCTCGTCTCGCCGAACCCGGACGTCGCCCTGATCGACGAGGCCGACTCGGTGCTCGTCGACGAGGCGCTCGTGCCGCTGGTACTGGCCGGCACCAGCCACCGCGAGCAGCCGCGAGTAGAGATCATCCGGCTCGTCGGCGAATTGCAGGCCGGCGAGGATTACGACACCGACGCCGACAGCCGCAACGTCCACCTGACCGATGCGGGCGCCCACAAGCTCGAAAAGCGGCTCGGCGGAATCGATCTCTACTCCGAGGAGCACGTCGGCACCACGCTCACCGAGGTCAACGTCGCCCTGCACGCGCACGTGCTGCTGCACCGCGACGTGCACTACATCGTCCGCGACGACGCCGTGCACCTGATCAACTCGTCGCGCGGCCGCATCGCGCAACTGCAGCGCTGGCCGGACGGCCTGCAGGCGGCGGTGGAGGCCAAGGAGGGCATCGAGACCACCGAGACCGGCGAGGTGCTCGACACCATCACCGTGCAGGCGCTGGTCAACCGCTACGAGACCGTCTGCGGCATGACCGGCACCGCGCTGGCCGCGGGCGAACAGCTGCGCCAGTTCTACAAGCTGGGTGTGTCGCCAATTGCACCGAATACGCCGAACATTCGCGAGGACGAGACCGACCGCGTCTACATCACCGCCGCGGCGAAGATCGACGCGATCATCGCGCACATCATCGACGTGCACGAGACCGGCCAGCCCGTTCTGGTCGGCACGCACGACGTCGCCGAGTCCGAAGAGCTGCACGAGCGGTTGCAACGGCGCGGTGTGCCCGCGGTGGTGCTCAACGCGAAGAACGATGCGGAGGAAGCATCGGTGATCGCCGAAGCCGGCAAGCTCGGCGCGGTGACCGTGTCGACCCAGATGGCCGGTCGCGGGACCGACATCCGGCTCGGCGGCTCCGACGAGACCGACCACGCGAAGGTCGTCGAACTCGGTGGACTGCACGTCGTCGGCACCGGCCGCCACCACACCGAGCGACTCGACAACCAGTTGCGCGGCCGCGCCGGTCGCCAGGGCGACCCCGGCTCGTCGGTGTTCTTCTCGAGTTGGGAAGACGACGTCGCGGCGGCCAACCTCGAACCCAACAAGCTGCCCGTGCAGACCGACGAGGACGGCCGCGTCGTCAGCAACAAGGTGGCCGGGCTGCTGGAGCACGCCCAGCGCGTCGCCGAGGGCCGCCTGCTCGACGTGCACGCCAACACCTGGCGCTACAACCAGCTGACCGCTCAGCAGCGGGCCATCATCGTCGAGCGCCGCAACACCCTGCTGAGCACCGCGACCGCCCGCGAGGAACTCGCCGAGCTGGCCCCGGACCGTTACGAGGAACTCTCCGAACAGCTTTCCGAGGAACAGCTGACGAAGATCTGCCGGCTGATCATGCTGTATCACCTCGACCGCGGCTGGGCGGACCACCTCGCCTACCTCGCCGACATCCGGGAGAGCATTCACCTCCGTGCGCTCGGCCGGCAGAACCCGCTCGACGAATTCCACCGGATGGCGGTCGACGCGTTCGCGTCACTGGCCGCCGATGCGATCGAGGCGGCCCAGCAGACGTTCGAGACGTCGCCGTCGATCGAGAGCGAGCCGGGGGTCGATCTGTCCAAGTTGGCCCGTCCGACGTCGACGTGGACTTACATGGTCCACGACAACCCGCTGTCCGACGACTCGCTTTCCGCACTGAGCCTGCCCGGCATCTTCAGATAG
- the garA gene encoding glycogen accumulation regulator GarA — translation MTDKDNDLTSDEVTVETTSVFRADFLNELDAPAQSGSETSVSGVEGLPAGSALLVVKRGPNAGSRFLLDQPTTSAGRHPDSDIFLDDVTVSRRHAEFRLETDEFHVVDVGSLNGTYVNREPVDSAVLANGDEVQIGKFRLVFLTGPKAGEDGGSGG, via the coding sequence GTGACGGACAAGGACAACGACCTGACTTCTGATGAAGTCACCGTGGAAACGACTTCGGTTTTCCGCGCCGACTTCCTCAATGAGTTGGACGCTCCCGCGCAGTCGGGCTCCGAGACCTCGGTGTCCGGCGTCGAGGGGCTTCCGGCCGGTTCAGCGTTGCTGGTCGTCAAACGGGGCCCGAATGCCGGTTCCCGGTTCCTGCTCGATCAACCCACCACGTCGGCCGGCCGTCACCCCGACAGCGACATCTTCCTCGACGACGTCACGGTCAGCCGCCGGCACGCCGAATTCCGCTTGGAGACCGACGAGTTTCACGTCGTGGACGTCGGCAGCCTCAACGGCACCTACGTCAACCGCGAACCGGTCGACTCGGCCGTGCTGGCCAACGGCGACGAGGTCCAGATCGGTAAGTTCCGCTTGGTCTTCCTGACCGGGCCCAAGGCGGGCGAAGACGGAGGGTCGGGAGGCTAG
- the ftsR gene encoding transcriptional regulator FtsR, translating to MTAPETPALSGMSIGAVLDLLRPDFPDVTISKIRFLEAEGLVTPQRAASGYRRFTAYDCARLRFILTAQRDQYLPLKVIKAQLDAQPDGELPLSGSPYGVPRLVTVGDGAPAETDSVAVAPTRVRLSREDLLDRSGVDDDLLTALLKAGVITTGPGGFFDEHAVVILQCARALADYGVEPRHLRAFRSAADRQSDLIAQIAGPLVKANKTGSRDRADDLAREVAALAITLHTSLIKSAVRDVLHR from the coding sequence GTGACCGCGCCCGAGACCCCCGCGCTGAGCGGGATGTCGATCGGAGCGGTCCTCGACCTGCTACGCCCAGACTTCCCGGATGTGACGATCTCCAAGATTCGCTTCTTGGAGGCAGAGGGTCTCGTAACGCCGCAACGCGCGGCGTCGGGCTATCGCCGGTTCACGGCTTACGACTGTGCTCGGCTGCGCTTCATCCTGACGGCGCAGCGCGATCAGTACCTGCCGCTCAAGGTCATCAAGGCGCAACTCGACGCGCAACCCGACGGCGAGTTGCCGCTTTCCGGATCGCCTTACGGCGTACCGCGATTGGTGACGGTGGGCGACGGCGCGCCGGCCGAGACCGACTCGGTGGCTGTCGCACCCACCCGCGTCCGGCTCAGCCGTGAGGATCTGCTGGATCGCTCGGGTGTCGACGACGACCTGCTGACGGCTTTGCTCAAAGCGGGCGTGATCACCACCGGGCCGGGCGGGTTCTTCGACGAGCATGCCGTGGTGATTCTGCAGTGCGCCCGCGCGCTCGCCGACTACGGCGTCGAACCGCGCCATCTGCGCGCATTCCGCTCCGCGGCGGACCGGCAATCCGATCTGATCGCGCAGATCGCCGGGCCTCTCGTGAAGGCCAACAAAACCGGTTCGCGCGACCGCGCCGACGACCTGGCGCGCGAAGTCGCCGCCCTGGCCATCACGCTGCACACCTCGTTGATCAAGTCCGCAGTGCGCGACGTTCTCCACCGCTGA
- a CDS encoding CDP-alcohol phosphatidyltransferase family protein — translation MNRPAHDRLLTVPNVLSGLRLVLIPVFIYLLLVAHANGWAVAILMFSGASDWADGKIARLMNQSSKLGAYLDPFVDRLYMVTTPIAFGLAHILPWWIIAILLVRDVLLAAELPLLRTRGITALPVIYVGKAATFALMSAFPLILLGQWDALWSRVVLACGWAFLIWGTYMYLWSFMVYAYQVVIVLRRMPAVRVRNA, via the coding sequence ATGAACCGGCCCGCCCACGACCGGCTGCTGACGGTGCCCAACGTGCTCAGCGGACTCCGTCTGGTCTTGATCCCGGTCTTCATCTATCTCCTGCTCGTCGCGCACGCCAACGGGTGGGCGGTGGCCATCCTGATGTTCAGCGGCGCGTCGGACTGGGCCGACGGCAAGATCGCCCGGTTGATGAACCAGTCCTCGAAACTGGGCGCCTATCTCGACCCGTTCGTCGACCGGCTGTACATGGTGACGACACCGATCGCGTTCGGGCTGGCGCACATCCTGCCGTGGTGGATCATCGCGATCCTGCTGGTTCGCGACGTCCTGCTGGCCGCCGAGTTGCCGCTGCTGCGCACGCGGGGCATCACGGCGTTGCCGGTGATCTACGTCGGCAAGGCGGCGACGTTCGCGTTGATGTCGGCGTTCCCGCTGATCCTGTTGGGCCAGTGGGACGCACTGTGGAGTCGCGTCGTATTGGCTTGCGGCTGGGCCTTTTTAATCTGGGGTACATACATGTACCTCTGGTCGTTCATGGTGTACGCCTACCAGGTCGTGATCGTGCTGCGCCGGATGCCAGCGGTGCGGGTCCGCAATGCCTGA
- a CDS encoding small basic family protein: protein MIGIAALAVGIVLGLVFHPNVPEIVQPYLPIAVVAALDAVFGGLRAYLERIFDPKVFVVSFVFNVLVAALVVYVGDQLGVGTQLSTAIIVVLGIRIFGNAAALRRRLFGA, encoded by the coding sequence ATGATCGGTATCGCAGCACTGGCCGTCGGGATTGTGCTGGGTCTGGTTTTCCACCCCAACGTGCCGGAGATCGTCCAGCCGTACCTGCCCATCGCGGTGGTCGCCGCCCTCGACGCCGTCTTCGGCGGGTTACGGGCTTACCTGGAACGGATTTTCGACCCCAAGGTCTTCGTGGTGTCGTTCGTGTTCAACGTGTTGGTCGCGGCACTGGTCGTCTACGTCGGTGACCAATTGGGTGTCGGCACGCAGCTGTCGACCGCGATCATCGTCGTCCTGGGTATCCGTATCTTCGGCAACGCCGCGGCGCTGCGCCGCAGGCTGTTCGGGGCGTGA
- a CDS encoding DUF881 domain-containing protein, with product MSDTDPDDAATQKIEAVADDTATQKIERVSDDEHGRHELGSHEPKPAIGELQPRGFLRRGRTVFGTLAVMLCLLLGVAIATQVHQTTSGDSLDTARPADLLVLLDSLRQREATLSTEVAELQRSLNALQASGSSDQTAIQNAQARLAALSILIGTVGANGPGVTVRIEDPGPGVAPQAMLDVLDELRAAGAEAIQISDRHQAVRTGVDTWIVGTPGALTVDSKTLMPPYSVVAIGDPPTLAAAMNIPGGAVDSVKRVGGTMTVQQSDKVSITALRQPKPRQYAQPVK from the coding sequence ATGAGCGACACCGACCCGGACGACGCCGCGACGCAGAAGATCGAGGCCGTTGCCGATGACACTGCGACGCAGAAGATCGAGCGGGTGTCCGACGACGAGCACGGCCGCCACGAATTGGGGTCGCACGAGCCCAAGCCCGCGATCGGCGAACTGCAACCCCGCGGGTTTCTGCGGCGGGGTCGCACGGTGTTCGGCACCCTGGCGGTGATGCTGTGCCTCTTGCTGGGTGTCGCCATCGCAACTCAGGTGCACCAAACCACCTCCGGCGACTCATTGGACACCGCCCGCCCCGCCGACCTGTTGGTGCTGCTGGATTCGCTGCGGCAGCGAGAGGCCACGCTCAGCACCGAAGTTGCAGAGCTGCAACGCTCGCTGAACGCCCTGCAGGCCTCGGGCAGCAGCGACCAGACCGCGATCCAGAACGCCCAGGCCCGGCTCGCGGCGCTGTCGATCCTGATCGGCACCGTCGGCGCCAACGGCCCGGGCGTCACGGTACGCATCGAGGACCCGGGTCCGGGTGTCGCGCCGCAGGCGATGCTCGACGTGCTCGACGAGTTGCGCGCCGCCGGCGCCGAGGCGATCCAGATCAGCGACCGCCACCAGGCCGTGCGCACCGGCGTCGACACCTGGATCGTCGGCACCCCGGGCGCGTTGACCGTCGACAGCAAGACCCTGATGCCGCCGTATTCGGTTGTCGCCATTGGCGATCCGCCGACCCTGGCCGCGGCGATGAACATTCCCGGCGGCGCGGTGGACAGCGTCAAGCGGGTCGGCGGGACCATGACGGTTCAACAGTCCGACAAGGTCAGCATCACCGCCTTGCGGCAACCGAAACCGCGCCAATACGCTCAGCCCGTCAAGTAG
- a CDS encoding acetolactate synthase, which yields MGNDADNSFHAGQLIARRLKASGIDTLFTLSGGHLFSIYDGCRSEGIRLVDTRHEQTAAFAAEGWSKVTRQPGVAALTAGPGVTNGMSAMAAAQQNSSPLLVLGGRAPAGRWGMGSLQEIDHVPFVAPLTRFAATAPSADAVSGLIDDALRATVGARSGVAFIDFPMDHAFSVAADTGLPGALIETPAPALPDGDALDRAVSLLGAAQRPVIMAGTNVWWGHAEQALLRLAEQRRIPVLMNGMARGTVPADHPLAYSRARSKALGEADVAIVVGVPMDFRLGFGGVFGPDTQLIVADRAQPERAHPRPIAAGLYGDLSAILTVLSETPRAETAGHEEWVADLRATETAAREREQGELADDRSPLHPMRVYAELAPMLDRDAIVVVDAGDFGSYAGRVIDSYVPGAWLDSGPFGCLGSGPGYALAAKLARPDRQVVLLQGDGAFGFSGMEWDTLVRHNIPVVSVIGNNGIWGLEHHPMVALYGYSVVAELRPETRYDEVVRALGGHGELVATPAELRPALQRAFDSGLPAVVNVLTDREVAYPRRSNLA from the coding sequence ATGGGCAACGACGCCGACAACAGCTTCCACGCCGGACAACTGATCGCGCGCCGGTTGAAGGCCAGCGGGATCGACACGCTCTTCACCCTGTCCGGCGGTCACTTGTTCTCGATCTACGACGGATGCCGCAGCGAGGGGATCCGGCTGGTCGACACCCGGCACGAACAGACCGCAGCGTTTGCGGCCGAAGGCTGGTCCAAGGTCACCCGCCAACCCGGGGTCGCCGCTCTCACCGCCGGTCCGGGCGTCACCAACGGCATGAGCGCCATGGCCGCGGCGCAGCAGAACTCGTCGCCGCTGCTCGTGCTGGGTGGCCGGGCCCCGGCCGGGCGCTGGGGGATGGGCTCGCTGCAGGAAATCGACCACGTGCCATTCGTCGCGCCGCTGACCCGATTCGCCGCCACCGCGCCGTCGGCCGATGCCGTCAGCGGCCTGATCGACGACGCACTGCGCGCCACCGTCGGTGCCCGATCTGGCGTAGCGTTCATCGACTTTCCGATGGATCACGCCTTCTCCGTCGCCGCCGACACCGGGCTACCCGGTGCCCTGATCGAGACGCCGGCGCCGGCGCTGCCCGACGGCGACGCGCTGGATCGCGCCGTCAGCCTGCTGGGGGCCGCGCAGCGTCCGGTGATCATGGCCGGCACCAACGTGTGGTGGGGCCACGCCGAGCAAGCACTGCTGCGGTTGGCCGAGCAGCGCCGGATTCCGGTGCTGATGAACGGCATGGCCCGCGGCACAGTACCGGCGGACCACCCACTGGCTTACTCCCGGGCGCGCTCAAAAGCGTTGGGGGAGGCCGACGTTGCCATCGTTGTTGGGGTGCCGATGGACTTCCGGCTGGGCTTCGGTGGCGTTTTCGGACCGGACACCCAGCTGATCGTGGCCGACCGCGCGCAACCGGAACGCGCGCATCCCCGGCCGATCGCTGCCGGCCTCTACGGCGACCTGTCGGCCATCCTGACGGTGCTGAGCGAGACGCCGCGGGCCGAGACCGCGGGCCACGAGGAATGGGTGGCCGACCTGCGGGCGACCGAGACCGCGGCGCGCGAGCGGGAGCAGGGCGAGTTGGCCGACGATCGCAGCCCGCTGCACCCGATGCGGGTCTACGCCGAACTCGCGCCGATGCTCGACCGCGACGCGATCGTCGTCGTCGACGCGGGTGACTTCGGTTCCTACGCCGGCCGCGTGATCGACAGCTACGTGCCGGGAGCGTGGCTGGACAGCGGTCCGTTCGGGTGCCTCGGTTCGGGCCCCGGCTACGCGCTGGCCGCCAAGCTGGCCCGCCCGGACCGTCAGGTGGTGCTGTTGCAGGGCGATGGCGCCTTCGGTTTCAGCGGGATGGAGTGGGACACGCTCGTGCGACACAACATTCCCGTCGTCTCGGTGATCGGCAACAACGGGATCTGGGGGCTCGAACATCACCCGATGGTGGCCCTCTACGGCTACTCCGTGGTGGCCGAACTGCGGCCGGAGACCCGCTACGACGAGGTCGTTCGCGCGCTCGGCGGGCATGGCGAACTCGTCGCCACCCCGGCCGAGCTACGCCCGGCGCTGCAGCGCGCGTTCGACAGCGGCCTGCCCGCGGTGGTCAATGTGCTCACCGATCGCGAGGTCGCCTATCCACGCCGGTCCAATCTGGCGTAG